One window of the Alligator mississippiensis isolate rAllMis1 chromosome 5, rAllMis1, whole genome shotgun sequence genome contains the following:
- the CRIP2 gene encoding cysteine-rich protein 2 isoform X2 encodes MASKCPKCDKTVYFAEKVSSLGKDWHKFCLKCERCNKTLTPGGHAEHDGKPFCHKPCYATLFGPKGVNIGGAGSYIYEKPQIEGQTAPGPIEHVSKVEEKKVSAPPKGPSKASSVTTFTGEPNMCPRCGKRVYFAEKVTSLGKDWHRPCLRCERCSKTLTPGGHAEHDGQPYCHKPCYGILFGPKGVNTGAVGSYIYDKDPEAKNQP; translated from the exons CTGAGAAAGTATCCTCCTTGGGCAAAGACTGGCACAAGTTCTGCTTGAAGTGTGAACGCTGCAACAAGACCCTGACCCCAGGGGGCCATGCTGAG CACGATGGGAAGCCCTTTTGCCACAAGCCCTGCTATGCAACACTGTTTGGACCTAAAG GTGTGAACATTGGTGGAGCTGGGTCCTACATCTATGAAAAGCCTCAGATTGAAGGGCAGACGGCTCCAGGACCCATTGAGCATGTTTCAAaggtggaagagaagaaggtCAGCGCCCCACCCAAAGGACCTAGCAAAG CCTCCAGTGTCACCACCTTCACTGGAGAGCCCAACATGTGCCCACGCTGTGGGAAGAGAGTCTACTTCG CTGAGAAGGTAACTTCGCTGGGGAAGGACTGGCACCGGCCCTGCTTGCGCTGTGAACGCTGCAGTAAGACTCTAACCCCTGGGGGCCATGCTGAG CATGATGGGCAACCCTACTGCCATAAGCCCTGCTACGGGATCCTCTTTGGGCCAAAGG GAGTGAACACTGGAGCTGTGGGAAGTTACATCTATGACAAAGACCCTGAAGCAAAGAACCAGCCCTAG